GCTGTGGCCGCAGGCGCTGCGCCAATGCCTGCCGGCCTGGGTCAACACGGCGGCCGAGATGGTCAAGGCGTCCACCTTGCTGTCCGTCATCGGCGTCGCCGAGCTGCTGCTGCGCACGCAGGAAATCATCTCGCGCAACTTCATGAGCCTCCAGTTCTATTTCCTGGCCGGAGGCCTGTACTTCATCGTGAACTTCGGCATCGAGCGCCTGGGCAAATACGTCGAGCGCAAGACCGCGCTGCCGTCCTGAGGAGATCACCACCATGGCCAACACCATCCTGGACATCGCGGGCCTGCGCAAGGCCTACGGCCAGAACGAAGTGCTCAAGGGCGTGGACTGCGCCGTGCGCGAAGGCGAAGTCATCTCCATCATCGGCTCGTCCGGCTCGGGCAAGACGACCCTGCTCCGATGCATCAACATGCTGGAGGAATTCGAGGGCGGCACCATCCGGCTGGACGGCGAGGAAATCGGCTACCACGTCGAAGGCGGCCAGCGCCGGCGCAAGAGCGAGAAGGACATCGCCCGCCAGCGCGCGCTGACCGGCATGGCCTTCCAGCAGTTCAATCTGTTCCCCCACATGAGCGCGGCCGAGAACGTCATGCTGGGCCTCATCAAGGTCAAGAAGCTGGACAAGGCCCAGGCCCGCGCCATCGCCGGACAATGGCTGGAACGCGTGGGCCTGGCGGCGCGCGCCAACCACTACCCCGGCCAGCTCTCCGGCGGCCAGCAGCAGCGCGTGGCCATCGCCCGCGCCATCGCCATGGCGCCCAGGCTGATGCTGTTCGACGAAGTGACCTCGGCGCTGGACCCCGAACTGGTGGGCGAGGTGCTGCAGGTCATCAAGGCGCTGGCGGCCGACGGCATGACCATGCTGCTGGTCACGCACGAAATGCGCTTCGCCTACGAAGTATCGTCCCGCGTCATCTTCATGAACCAGGGCGTCATCTGCGAAGAAGGCGACCCCAGAGAGATGTTCGCGCGCCCCCGGACCGAGCGGCTGGCGGAGTTCCTCAAGTCGTCGAGCTTCAGCTAGGGTCCGATCGCCTATGATGGCCGTCCGCGACTTGCGGACGGATCCGCCACCGGCGGATCCCACCGGAACGAGGTACTGGAGATGAACATGGCCGACGCCCCCGGCGACACCGTGGCGAAACGCA
The Achromobacter sp. AONIH1 DNA segment above includes these coding regions:
- a CDS encoding amino acid ABC transporter ATP-binding protein: MANTILDIAGLRKAYGQNEVLKGVDCAVREGEVISIIGSSGSGKTTLLRCINMLEEFEGGTIRLDGEEIGYHVEGGQRRRKSEKDIARQRALTGMAFQQFNLFPHMSAAENVMLGLIKVKKLDKAQARAIAGQWLERVGLAARANHYPGQLSGGQQQRVAIARAIAMAPRLMLFDEVTSALDPELVGEVLQVIKALAADGMTMLLVTHEMRFAYEVSSRVIFMNQGVICEEGDPREMFARPRTERLAEFLKSSSFS